TGGGTTGAATGCTTGCAAAATTCGTTTTTGGTTCATTCAAATTGCAATCCATGTACACGAAGTGTTTTCACGATAAACACGTGCACGGTTATTCCTCAAGCAAGTCTCAGTGGATTATCGAAATTCTTAGTTTGGGAGCGAAATATAATAATGGGTTGTGCTTGTTTCAAACCCGCCAAAAACAGGGTGGGACAAGCGATGGAGAATCCAAACCAACCCCTACCACCAGGTGGCTTGGAAAATATGGCAGTGGGATTctgtaaaaatcatcaaaacgGAAGTCGTCCTTCCCAGTTTGATACTCCCTCGGGATACACTGGTCAAAGGGTGAATAACAACATGGCGTTTGCCACTCGACAAGAAGAACGCACGACCAAAAGAAACAATGGATTATTTCCGATTTCGCCAGTGACTTCAATAAATCAAGGTGTCTTTCCGCTGGCGCCGGCGAGGTCGATGAGTGATGGGAAGAATGGGATGGCATCAACAGATGAAGTATTTCCGCTCCCATCTCCGCGGAGAGGAATGATTTCAATCTCGCCTTCAACAAACGGCCTACTTCCAATCTCTGAGGAGACAAGAAAGCATAGCTTACTTCTGGTTTTGCCAGGAGACACGTCTTCCAGATCAAACAAATTTACTTCAGAGCATCCCACAAACAAACCAGTACACGTTCATTCGATCGGTTTCAATGGACATTCACCGTTTTTCTCAACGGACCCGTTTCAACTGCCTGAAATTCCTAAACTCGCCAAACAAATGCCATCACCCAAGCAAAAAAGGGGACAAAAAATTCACTCCGTCAAGTTAGATCCAGTTAAACAATTGCGACCAATGTCGGCAAGGGAGGACAGGATTGACGTCCGTCCGTCCGATCGCATCAAGTTTGATCCGAACGGTCTGTTAACGGTAAGTCTCCATGTTTGGTTTGGTTGTATGGTTTCGACTAAAAGCAAGTTGTCCTGactgtatacattgtatacctgTGTTATTATCTTGCTATCATATTAATACTTTGTTGTCCAAAGTTGTCATGCAAAGTGTCCATTATCTGTTTGAACGAAATTATCCTCAATTCACTTCCAGAATCGAGCAACAGGTGGCATATTGAGCAAACCTGCCTGGTTTATGAGGCCAAAACACAAGGATCTCCAACACGGAGCCCAGGACAGCAGAAATCTCGCGGACAGAGACGTCGAGACGCCTCCTGATCCTGAAGCACGGGACAATGGTGCGTTGAAGGACAAAAAGACAGAACCAGTCATGAAATTCCTCAAAAAACGTTCAAAGACATCAAATGAGAAAAAGTCCTTAAATTCTTCAGGAACGAAAATGAAAGCAATGGAGACAAAGTTAGAAATGGACAATGTCTTGAAAGCTTTACGAAATCCCGAGGACTTTGTCGACAATGGACACGATAGCTTGGTGTTTACCCGACGAAACGACGAGATCGAAATAGAGAGTGTTAGCTCCGTTGAAGACACTTTAATGTGGAATGAGCCGGCGCCTGAAAAGCCTCGGCAGAAGTTGCAGCCGCATCCAAATGTAAAGAAATCGTCGGTGATTTCTTGTTTTCCTTCCATACCGGGTGCTATTTCTGACGCAGGAGAGGAGTCGAAATTTAGCCAGGTTGGCCACTTATGAAGCACACTATTATGTCCTAAATCAGGGCCCAGTCGCTAAAATCGGCGTTGGAGAGGCCGCTCAGCTAAGCgctatctccttcagtaaagtAGTGTTAGGACTAAACGCCCAAATTACTGCGACTGCCGAATGACCAACCGCGCCCTGAACAAAAGTGCGTATTCTAATGTACGTGCTAGTATATCTAGTTCTCTTCACAGCAAGCACGTGGAACAATACAACTTAAAAACAACAATGGTATCATTTAATTGGTTTTTGAGGTTTATTTTCAGCCACCTAGTATCAGAAAACTGGAATCGAAAATGTGATATAAGTAAAACGGGTTATATagaaatgcaataaaaataCATGGTGCGAAACTGGATTACTGTATCTTTACTTTACTAGAAAGAGAAGCTTAACATCATATGCATGTACACTGAAAAGAAACACAATACACGGCGTTTGCAAGTTACCATATGATGCAATGCGTATTGTGACGTGTGCAACAAAATATGTTGTATACCGGTGTGGGAATTTTCAGTGTACCAATAGAAAAAGTGTCcttacattgacattgtattcAACCACAGtattttctcataaaaataTCATGCGTTTGCTCAACTTTGCTCAATCTGATACCAATAAATTATTGACTACTTTTCTAAAACAGCATCAACTACTTTCTCATCGAATTGACCAATCGGAAGTTGTCAATCCAGGCAGCCTCCTCgtctgaaccaatcagaaagGAGTAAATTCATTTCGGTATGATATCTGACCATTTGCTTGCCTTGGAAAGTGATACGAATTGAGATGGCAATCATCATAAGGGCTATTGAGGTTAAATGTACAAGTGGTAGTGTTTGAGCCGAGCCGGTATGACAGGCTGCATCATAGTTGGTGACATATATCGTCTTCTCTGATATTGTTTACATAGAAAATACAATTAAATTTGAGACATGCAGAAATCCAAAACAACGTTGAATCGAAAACCAATCGATAGGTTTGTGCTTAAATACAATTTAACGGACATGACGTATGAGAAAATGTGCCCTCCTCACCATCAGCGGAGCCACCGACTAATTGCAAGATGCTGTTTTTGTAGGTGGCGCCACTATTATTTTAAGTAGGACGCATTCTTATCCCTTGATATCGAGTTCGTTATGCAGCGACAGTGAAAAACGCATACAAATTAAGTGCGATTACAACAGTTACAATAATGTTACATTTATCTTAATAGACCGTCCTGAGATCTTAATCAGTAAAAACACAATTCGTTGTTATAATGTTGGCATCTTGTCCAATATCGGGCGAGTTTCTCCGTTCGAACCATTCATTTACTTAAAACTCTTCGTTTACGTCACATTGATTAAGTACCGTTCTTCTTTGTCACCAGAAGTTTTCCTTTGAATAAATTTACGTCACTATTGGTTCGCCACGAAGAAGCTATCGCTATTGGACGACTATTCTTGCAATCGATATCATCTAACGGTGGTAATGCTCCTTCGATGATGAAATTACTCCAATCCAATTATCAAGAGTAATTCGCGAGTTACAAGATGACCTCGCAATAGCTCGAGTTTCCACGCTACTTACTCTCTTTTCACTTTTATAAGATATTCCGCTCTTGCATGATTTGACTTCTGGCTGGAGTACCAGGCCATAGCGTTGACGACAAATAACCCAATCGTAGATAGGGGATGTAAGGAATGCAAATACGCACCATTGCAGGTGTGGCGTTTCTGCACCTGACCTCATCAAAGTGaaaatgttacatgtattttcgaATAAATAATGACTGCTGCATTGATCAAATGTTGATACAACAATTGAAGTCGACGACACACGAATATGATGTATCTCTACAAGGACAATCAACAACCGTTTCGTGATTTGTATGACACCCTAGACGATCAATTTTACCCATCATTTGTATCTTTTCTGGGCGATGTATAATCACTGCGGTGATCCACATGACAAAATACGCACTGTCAGTCTATCCGGTTGGTTCCGCGCTTCAGCGAAACACGTTGAAATTGGAATATGCTTATTACCATTAGAGGGACGACAGGCTGACCGGACGCCCCTAACGGCCAAGTAAACATGAGCCGACCCCTTTGTGTTTCGCTGAAACAATACCAACCGGACGGCTGACAACGCGAGTTCTGTCTGTCACCATCGTTATGGCGGTTCTCTTTGACGTGCATGCAGGTGGCAGCAGGAAGATACTGGTGGAATACATTTTCTGGTTTCTGAACGGCTTCTCTaaatttttcctgatttatctgacagaGACCCGACTTCATTGGACATTCATTTTCCTTGAGATAACCAAGGAATCGGTTTGTCTACGAGAACTAACTGAtggattgtacatgtatattgtcagCAACCTATCGTTTGTACGATTTTGCCGTTAAATGTGCCACGTTGCAGGTACTTTTTGTTGCTGTTGAATATGCTATCTCCTAGCTGCCACCTAGCTATCGCTGGGCTGTGTCACCTCTTAACCGCAGAGCAGAGCTACGGTGAGAATGATACAGAACACCAGGAAGACGACTAAGAAGAGCCTGTCAAACACCTGCGCCACGCGGCGCCATTCTGCTGTGAACAGGCAGCACTCCATCCTGCCAGGTTCAGTTGTTCCCTTCTCCGAGAGTCCCACGGACTCGCCTCCATCCGGACTGGTTGCCTCGCTAGCCCCTGGGTGCTTGTGGCCCTCGATGACACAGAAGATGCGGCCAACGCACACCAGACACGTCTGGAAGAAAAGGGCAGGTGATTGTTACGAAATGAACATCGTGAAATAGTCGCCAGTGTCTGTCACCTGTGCTGTCGACGGTCGTCTTTTGGTCGATGCTCGTCTTCATGTAAGGCGACACTCTTTCCTTCAAATCAACCAGAATAATGGTAAATGAGGCTGCTTATGTCGGAATCAATGACCGCCTTCCAGTTAACCCTTCTCTAAAGCAAATTTCGCATGTCCTCTTGTAGCACCGTGTAATGAATTACTGGCTGAAATTAACGACATACTTCCGAATGGAGAGCCTCTTAAGCCCAATATTACTTGTAGGTTCATTGAGTAAATTCGAGAGATTGTCTACGTATCGTACCTTTCTTAGCCAATCTGGCACACGACTGTCTTTATTCTCCGCATTGCCAAGGTTAATGGTGAAGGTCACGAGAATTAATGCCAGGACCGTAAGGACGAACACCGCTATGTAATACTGGCCTAACAGCGGCATTGACTCGGTGTCGGAAGGCAGGAGGTCACCTAGCATCATTATCAGTACGCTCATTCCAATGAGGATCCCAATACCTGAAAAGTCGTAAATTTTCTGCATAAAACAATAGAATGTTATAAGGGTGAAAGTTAATCATGGATGCTGTGCTGATCAATATAAGACAGATACCGTGCTACTAATGCGAACAAGTAGTCGCTTACCGATGGTCGTCTTTTCCTGACATCCTACAGGCAGCCAGAAGATCAAAGGAATCAGAAAACACAGCAACACTGCTGGAGCTACGTAGAAGTAGGAATAGAATCGCCCGGTCCTCTTCATGGTGAGCGTGATCTTGACCTCTGGGTATGGTTCAGGGCAGCAGGCATAGTAGATGTTGGACTTGTTCACCTTGGAGCTGGTAATGTCCCAGCCGTAGTGTTCCATGAAGTAGCGGGTGTCGACAGCAGGGAAGCCCTCATTGAGCACCATGTCCACCTACAACATAAATTTAAGTAGTTCACAGGAAGTTTACGGTATTCGGCTGCATGCTGACCTACAAGGTGGTTTCCACAACAATACCGGTAGTAGCATTCAAAAAAGTTTGTTTAGCAGGTTTGAAGGGTGAGTTGCTATACTTGTTACTTTTCTCAATAGACAATCATTTCTAGTCTTACCTGTAAGCCATCGTAAGCCCATGAGCCAAATTTGAGAGTACAAATCTGTTCGTCAAAGGGGAAACTCTCCATGTTCAGAGCACAGAACGAGTTGAGAGTTGCGTAAGGGATCCACAGCACCTTGCCGTCTGAGCTCACAACAGCCAAGGGTTCAAAGGCTCTCTTACTATCTCTGAAATGAATTGATGAAATA
This is a stretch of genomic DNA from Lineus longissimus chromosome 2, tnLinLong1.2, whole genome shotgun sequence. It encodes these proteins:
- the LOC135483560 gene encoding neuronal acetylcholine receptor subunit alpha-9-like, translated to MECRINCLLLSAFFLWMAAVAAQEKPMETKLFNHLMKIKGYEKNVRPVQNSSEVTKVTFSVSLVKLADLNEKDQILTTNVWIRHAWHDYQLKWQPSKWGDVKSLRIPISMLWTPDLVLFNGDSKRAFEPLAVVSSDGKVLWIPYATLNSFCALNMESFPFDEQICTLKFGSWAYDGLQVDMVLNEGFPAVDTRYFMEHYGWDITSSKVNKSNIYYACCPEPYPEVKITLTMKRTGRFYSYFYVAPAVLLCFLIPLIFWLPVGCQEKTTIGIGILIGMSVLIMMLGDLLPSDTESMPLLGQYYIAVFVLTVLALILVTFTINLGNAENKDSRVPDWLRKTCLVCVGRIFCVIEGHKHPGASEATSPDGGESVGLSEKGTTEPGRMECCLFTAEWRRVAQVFDRLFLVVFLVFCIILTVALLCG